The nucleotide window TGCCATCAATGCGATAAACACAATAATTGCACGTGGCAACATCATAATCGTTGAATTTAAAACCAAAAACCATTTAAATTTTCTGTCTTCATCCTTTTCAATGAGTTTCATTGCCAGTGGATTGATAAGAATTCTTATCGGATTCAACAAAGTTTTGACCATAATAATTAAGGTTGCAACTGGAATGGCTAAAGCAATGGCTGTTTCAATATTCTGATGATTCAGAATAACAAACGCTGTTCCTATCGCAGTCCCTGACATTGCATCAGGAGGATTGGAATTTCCGATTTGCGCAACGCCGATAAAAACCAGTTCCAACTGAGCACCGCACATAACGCCAGTACGCAAATCCCCTAGAATTAAACCCACTAACGTTCCAATCACTAATGGTCGATCTAACATTGGCTGAGCTAGCCATACATCGGACATCCCTGCCAGGTATACAACCAACGCAATCAATAATCCCTGTACTACCATATTTTTTCTCCTATTCTAATATTTTTTTTACATCTTTAATCTTTTCAGAAGGTACCATCTGATATTCTATTCTTTTCACGTCCTGAAACATTGAAATCAAGTCCTCTGCGTCAGCTTTAGTGATTGGCGTATTGGAATCCAGTTCAATTGTTCCATCTTTAGAAAATACTCGGCCTAAATTCAGATATTGAATTTGGCGAGTTCCTTCTGAAATTCTTCTTGCGTCATGAATGTTCTTCACGAGTAAAAATATCTGCATTTTTTTCGTTTCCGGATTATTAATTAAATCTATCGCTTGAGCTATGCTTCTGATCGCCATTTGAATACCC belongs to Holdemania massiliensis and includes:
- a CDS encoding PTS system mannose/fructose/N-acetylgalactosamine-transporter subunit IIB translates to MIKICRIDERLLHGQVAVTWVNTINPDAILVANDEIMQNEIAKLALKMSKPEGIQMAIRSIAQAIDLINNPETKKMQIFLLVKNIHDARRISEGTRQIQYLNLGRVFSKDGTIELDSNTPITKADAEDLISMFQDVKRIEYQMVPSEKIKDVKKILE
- a CDS encoding PTS mannose/fructose/sorbose/N-acetylgalactosamine transporter subunit IIC is translated as MVVQGLLIALVVYLAGMSDVWLAQPMLDRPLVIGTLVGLILGDLRTGVMCGAQLELVFIGVAQIGNSNPPDAMSGTAIGTAFVILNHQNIETAIALAIPVATLIIMVKTLLNPIRILINPLAMKLIEKDEDRKFKWFLVLNSTIMMLPRAIIVFIALMAVGTNTIESVIAMIPTTFMDGLSVGGGMIAAVGVAMLLRNMWTGKSAVYYILGFLMVTYFGFGLLPVAIFGIVLAMILFFETNKEEPKKVQKGGLFDD